The following are from one region of the Juglans regia cultivar Chandler chromosome 10, Walnut 2.0, whole genome shotgun sequence genome:
- the LOC108995842 gene encoding uncharacterized protein LOC108995842, protein MQDEPSPPQNAPALRDDPDFSTDDSTQPPDIVFEIVFLEPPSTTVHDNSEAVSKKQGRGRTKMTKFDMFRKIGPISLLIKDGDTKVSCQNANVFSGRVTWIIKHYANMGYQRWNEVPEAEQEELCARVREKQNHRKAVTEQLRRRFNSFHYELHKIYLGYGSHKVAVARGTEMVDKAVWRKLCMHWGSKEFKIRPCHCKTRRIGHYSEPTILLAGSPLFEYLKSRKHGRSKGYITLLPYMMGHC, encoded by the exons ATGCAAGATGAGCCATCTCCACCACAAAATGCACCGGCGCTAAGAGACGATCCTGACTTCTCAACGGATGATTCAACCCAACCACCAGATATTGTATTTGAAATTGTGTTCTTGGAACCGCCCTCAACAACAG TTCATGACAATTCAGAAGCTGTGAGTAAGAAACAAGGTCGGGGACGGACAAAGATGacaaaatttgacatgtttcggAAGATTGGACCGATTTCATTGTTGATCAAGGATGGGGACACTAAGGTGTCATGCCAGAATGCAAATGTATTTAGTGGAAGGGTCACATGGATCATCAAGCATTATGCTAACATGGGTTACCAACGTTGGAATGAGGTGCCAGAAGCTGAACAAGAGGAGTTGTGTGCTCGTGTTCGA gaaaaacaaaaccatcgTAAGGCAGTTACCGAGCAACTACGTAGGAGATTCAATTCTTTCCACTACGAGTTACACAAAATCTACCTCGGCTATGGAAGTCATAAAGTTGCTGTTGCAAGAGGGACGGAGATGGTGGATAAAGCAGTTTGGAGGAAATTGTGCATGCATTGGGGCAGTAAGGAGTTCAAG ATCAGACCTTGTCATTGCAAAACAAGGCGAATAGGGCACTACAGCGAACCAACCATACTGCTGGCAGGAAGTCCTTTGTTCGAATACTTGAAGAGCAG